Genomic DNA from Leptospiraceae bacterium:
TAACAATTTCAAAGTAGTGGGAGACAATAGCGCATAACGATCTGTTCCACCTTTTCCATCTTTGACAAATATCTGCATTCTGTCTGGGTCTATTTGATTGACCTTTAACTTAGCTGCTTCACTGACTCGAAGTCCTGCTGAATAGATGAGAGTGAGTATAGTCTTGTGCTTTATATTCCAGGTTAAATTCAAAATAGCCTCCACTTCTGATTTACTTAACACAACCGGTTTACTCTTGGGACGTTTGTATTTAGCAATATCTTTCACAACCCATTCTGCATTAATCACATAGATGTAAAAAATCGTATCGCACTATGGACAACATTCAATGTATTAGCGGATAATTGTTTATTAACTCTTAAATGGTAAAGATAATTCTTTACTTCTTCTCGATTTATTTTATCTGGAGATTTTTTGTAATACTTTGCCAGATAATTTACATACGAAACGTAACTCTTTATCGTTTTTTCGCTCATGGTCTTGAGCTTTAATTCTCGAATCATTTTCTCTCTCAGCAGGCTCATGGAATTCCTCCAAATTGTATTTGAGCCATGTATCTTATTTTTGATTATAAGTACCAGAAATATATTTTGATAAGGTATAATCCTAAATTAATTTTCTTTACATTCTTCCGTATCGTGGTTGCATTATATTTATCTCGACAACTACCGCAACGCGGTTTTGTTCAACTGCAGTATCCACTGCGGAGGTGAACTATATCGGAAGCTGTTCACCTCCTTGCTCCGAGCCGCTAAGTAGTAGAAGTGAAAATTTTTAGTATTTTTGTCAGACTAATGCAAGTCCAGTGCCTTCACTCCTGTCACGAAACTTGCAGCACTTCGATACGCATGCTCGGAAGCTGCTACTCAGCTTATTTACAGATTAGGTGGGAGGTTATTTACGGAATATGCACTCAGTGACCGAAGCAAGTTTGCGTGCCATCCGTTCAGTCACAGGACTTGCTAGTAGTTGGTCGGCTTGGAGACATGACTTTGAACGTTAAGCGGCATTTTCTGGCGTGGCGTGAGTTTCTTTGTAAGAATTTAACGGCGTAGTAAATGTCGCAGTTAAAATACAAGGAGCGAAGTCTAGAAAAAGACAATATTTTTAATACTGCTAATACAAGCAGTATTCTTACAAAGCTGTGCAGCAATGTTTTCTGGAACAAAGGAAACAATCAACGTTCGAAGTAACGAACTAGGAACTACTTTATTTATCAATGAAGTAGAAGTTGGAAGAGATTCTGCTGTTACAGTAGTTTCAAAAAAACAAGATCTACGATTAAGAGCTAGTAAAAAGGTTGTAGTGACGCACAGGCAATTGGGCAAAGATCATTTAATGCAGTAACTTTACTTGGTTTAATTATTGATTTTGGTGTTATTACAATTCTGGTTATTGATTGGTTGGCGACCGGAGCAATATGGTCATTTGATCAAACTAACTTTGTTCTAACTCCAAACTGCGGCGGTTAGAGAAAAAATAATGAAAATCAGGTCTTTGGTCAATTATTTACAAACAAAGACTTGGTTTTAAGAGTTAAATCCACTTGACATAATAAAAATAAATAGAAATAGTTAAGTTATGAAATTCGCTGATCCAAAAAACGATGTCGCATTCAGAAAAATTTTCGGTAATGAAGCCAAGAAAGTTATTCTTATCTCCTTTTTAAATTCTGTATTAAATTTAGAAGGTGATAGAAAAATTATTGATTTAGATTTTCGTAATACTTTTCAACTTCCAAGAATCACAGGACTTAAATCTTCCATCATTGATGTAAATGTAAAAGATCAAACTGGAACTAAGTATATCGTCGAAATGCAACTGAGTCAAGTTGTTGCCTTTGATAAAAGAATTCAATATTATGTTTCCAAAGAATATTCTTCTCAAATAGAAAAAGGAGATGATTATTCTAAACTTACTCCAGTAGTATTAGTTGGTATACTCGAATTTGACTACTTTGAGGGCAAAAACTATTTAACTCGACATTTAATTCTAAATATGGAAACGCTCAAAAATGAATTAAAAGATATTAACTTTAATTTTATTGAGTTACCTAAATTTAAAAA
This window encodes:
- a CDS encoding phage integrase N-terminal SAM-like domain-containing protein is translated as MSLLREKMIRELKLKTMSEKTIKSYVSYVNYLAKYYKKSPDKINREEVKNYLYHLRVNKQLSANTLNVVHSAIRFFTSM
- a CDS encoding Rpn family recombination-promoting nuclease/putative transposase; the encoded protein is MKFADPKNDVAFRKIFGNEAKKVILISFLNSVLNLEGDRKIIDLDFRNTFQLPRITGLKSSIIDVNVKDQTGTKYIVEMQLSQVVAFDKRIQYYVSKEYSSQIEKGDDYSKLTPVVLVGILEFDYFEGKNYLTRHLILNMETLKNELKDINFNFIELPKFKKELEDCKTLTDKWIYFIKNAENLDVVPPDVTDEGLKEAYTESDKHNWTKEELDSYDYFLMREQDEKGRVEFAEMKAKEEAKKGREIRNCKRNEKRRS